The nucleotide window tgttggagatcatgggggagggaggctggggATCCATGGGAGGGGAGGCTAGAGATCGGGGGTGGTGGCTGGGgatctggtgggggaggggaggctggagatcgcgGAGGGAAGGCTGGAGACCAGGGGCGGGGGGAGACTGGAGATCGGTGGGGAGGGACGCTGGGGAtagtggggagggaggctggagattggtaggctagagatcgaggggtaggggagggaggctggagatcggagcTGGGGAGAGGACAAAGGCTTGCTTGAGGGAGCTGGGGGGAGCAGTCCTCCTCCTCGTGACCCACCACTGCTCCCGCCTCAGTTCAGCTGCCGGGAATCTCTCAGGTTGGGCCTCCCCCTCGTTTTCTGTTAAATTTAAAGTTGCagctccgatgatgtcatcgggccgTGATTTTAGTGTGGATTTCGGCCCCCGCTTGCCTTTTACAGGAACCTTGTTCTTAGCCTGAATTTTACACtttgtcgggggggaggggggataggtATTAAAATCAAGGCCAATGATCCTTGCTAAAAtgattcatccaaaactcttgggGGATATCATGGAATTCCAGGGGCTCTAAATAATTAAGTGCTCTAAATACATGATGTTCTGACCAGATGAATAACAAATTGATGAGAAAACTTTACAGgaatgaaatggagagagaaatataataaaaGGTAGTCTACTTCTCCTTTAACTGTATTATTGTAACGCTCAATATTCCAGCAGTGTCAGCATAGTTATCTAGAAAGAGATGAGTGGTGTTTTTACAATGGGAGATCAGGTGATCAATTGTCAGTGAGCGAGACGATGTAAGGAGAATGTCGAAACTGAATGGAGTACTTGGTGATTGATTCTCTGACCCATTACAGGTAATCACCTGGTTAACATGATTATTATGAGagatatggggcatgattttatctcgGACCCAGGAACCCAACACGTCCGTAGATATTCGTGTGGGGAgcccggaagccaaatgagtgcgtcgcaatctgcgatcgcaactcaattaaaggtgagtatttgagcttcctggtttcccatgtgccaggcagccagattgacaggctggctgcttgtcGGAAGTGAAAGGAGCCACGAATCAAAGAGGGAACGAGAGATCGTGGGTcgtggaagaaatcggagggggtggggaagtgggggaaaGTGGACAACACCAGACAGGCAGAGGTCAATTTTACGATGATGTCATTGGCGCCACGATGCAATTTTAACTCAAAAAATCGGGAGGCCTGTATAGGGCCAAACCCGACAGCCAGAGTAGCTAGCAGGTAAATACTTTCATTTAACTTCTTTGAAGATTCCTTGTAGGTCAGGAGGAGACGGAGTGTTCCCCCGAGCCCCCAATGAATCCTTTGGCCTCCCCAATGCCAGCATCTTCTTTcaaaccctcactccccccaccccgccacctaGCATTAACTTTATGctgcaaagccggcatttattgcccatccctagttgccctgagaaggtgacggtgagccttcttcttgaaccactgcagtccgtgtggcgagggttcttccacagtgctgttaggtagggtgttccaggattttgacacaatgACAGTGAAAGAACGGAGGTgtatctccaagtcgggatgctgtgtgacatggaggggaacttggaggtaatggtgttcccctgtacttgctgcccttgtccttctaggaagtGAAGGTGacaggtttgggagctgctgctgaagaggccttggcaagttgctacagtgcatcgtgtagaaggtacacactgcggccactgtatgccggtggtggaggggatgGATGTTTAGGTTATGGATGATTCACCCAGTTGTGCTTCAGGTATACTCAAGTTTACACCCCTTTTGGAGCAGTCTGCTTTGTTTcttgcctaagtggccattctttcttTGTCTGCCTGGACCGTGAGTGTTAGCAGGCTCTTAGAACATGATCTGACACCAATCATATTCTCACCCAAAGTCCACATGAGCGGGatcagtcactggatagcaattaggagcaggaacttgGCTGATTTTTAGCCCAAGGTCACTAAGGCCATATGTAGCAACCCCATTGCTCATTTTGGCTTTGATCAGCCAATTCAGCACAAACCAGAATAGAACCTGGGACCTTTGCATCAACATGGCTCAGTGCCACCCTGGGCAGAGCCTTTACTCACTAGCATTTGGggacttctgtttttatttgaaatttaagcATCTCAGGCAAAGCTAAAATTTTCTGACCTATGCTTAGTTTATCGACTCTCTTTCATTTGTTATCTCTAAAGAAGTGTCCTTTATGTTTGAGTGTCTTTCCTCTGGTTGCTCCGCAGCAGTATCCACGACCACTCCAATTCACATTGCTTCCTGAAGCTACTACAGGGACAGCTGAAAGAAACACTGTTTAATTGGCCAGATGTCAAGCTCAAGAACCAGGAGCTGACCAAGCAATGGGAGAAAACCTTTCATGAAAATCAGTGCACCTACATCAATGGTAAGGCTCTCTTCAGTAAGGTCAGGTATCCCTTTTGACCAGGACCGAAGCTGCCAGATATCCTACACTTGTAGTTCTAAGCCTGCTAGTAACAAAGTTGCTTACTACTTCCACTGCTCGATTGGATTGGTCCAGGTGTGTGTGCAGCACTGTAGGAACTCCCAAAGGAATTCCCAACTACAGCAACCAAATTGCAGCAGCAAGCAACAATACTGGAGGAAACTCTTGTAAAAATAAATCTAAAGATGCAAAAATAGTGTACGAAACTAACACTGGAAGTTAAATTAAACTAAAAACCCATGTTTCTTTTTCAAACAAACCCCTACAAATGTAATATGAACTTGTCCAACACAAACCTAGCTTTAAATATCCAACTTTAGCAGGGCAGGCCTGTGGATTGACATTTATATGGATAAGGTGAACATCAGAAGTGGAGTTCACCAGAGAATTGTGTGCGTGTGTATTCATGTGCCTATTAAGGTGGTGAGCACTCATTTTATTGAGAAATGTTAGTCTTGAAATGATTGTTGCTGACATTGGACGAAGAACGCTTAAAGATTTCGAATGACATTACTTTCCCCATTATTTTGATGGCGGCTTTAACCTGTTGATGACTATTGCCACATTAAGCGTTCCTCCACTAGTcatttttattcctactctgcagCCAATGACAGTATTGGGTCCTCCAAGGTCAGGCACTGTGCAAGCCAGGTTCATCAAGAGCTCCATGACAATGGCTCTAAATTTTTTAATCTTGAGAAATCTAGATGGAGgcccaaggcccatagtgcaggattCCACCTAggttaaaagcagcagcagaaaaGGCGAAGAATGATGAGATGCTGTAGTTAGGTATCACCACCAAGTGTAGGAGATGCTGCAATGCATCTTTATTCTGACTCAATGATGATGCAGGGAGGAAGAAGAGAATGTAAGACTATTTATTTGAAGTTTAGAAAGAAGGAATGAAGGAAAAATTTTCAGAGAAGGAATGTCTGTAATAATATTAATAAAATAGATACAAAAAAGGCGAAAGAGTTTGGAGGCTAGAGGTGAGATTACATTAATTAAATGAATTGGAAGTAATTATATGAAGGATCCTCGTGTTTGATCAATCTCAATGTTACCAACACCTGCAACATTATTGCAAAATTTGCATTTTTGGTTTAAAGGCTACTTGAAATCCCAAAATATTTCCTTAATGTCTGTAATGAAATTTATACATAGGTTGTAAAAGGAAAGTTTATGACcgaatgtcaggaaacacttgttCACAAAGAATGAGCAATACCTGGAAATAAAATATAAAGAGCTAGTTAGGTGCTGTAATCGGGATAATGCAGGTTACTATGAGCCAAATGGGCCTAATGGCTTCCCAGTGTCTGGACTTATCTTTATGAAGATTTTGAGTTTTTTTCTGCTTTTCCAATCAATTTAaggtaaaattaatttttttttcagcaatGTCCTACCTggttcccctccttctcctcccctactCTCCCACCGTGGCCCCTGCAGTTTTGCTCCGATCTCCTGCGGCCCCTACGGTTCTATTCCCCACTCTCCCAGCCCCCGCGGTTCTATTCCCCACTCTCCCAGCCCCCGCGGTTCTATTCCTCACTCTCCCAGCCCCCGCGGTTCTATTCCCCACTCTCCCAGCCCCCGCGGTTCTATTCCTCACTCTCCCAGCCCCCGCGGTTCTATTCCCCACTCTCCCAGCCCCCGCGGTTCTATTCCCCACTCTCCCAGCCCCCGCGGTTCTATTCCCCACTCTCCCAGCCCCCGCGGTTCTATTCCCCACTCTCCCAGCCCCCGCGGTTCTATTCCCCACTCTCCCAGCCCCCGCGGTTCTATTCCCCACTCTCCCAGCCCCCGCGGTTCTGTTCCTCCTCCCGCATTCTTTCTCTCAAAGTCCGCCAAattgttgagttttttttaagtggGTAGGAACACGATTGAAACTGTGTTCATAAATTCATTAAACATCCATATGAAATCCCTTTCTCTGCTGTTTTAACAGATGTGTTAAAACGGGTAATGTCTCAAAGAAAGGGAACTGAGGGAATTTTAATACCATGGTCTTTTTACAGTGACACAAATGTTAATTAGATACGAGGTAACCTATTCTGACAATTCTTCAATGACAGTTGTTCAAAGGCACCATCTGAGCTACAGAACTTCGTAGCCATTGCAGATAGGGTGGTAACTGCAACCACTTTGCGtttaaagaaaagaacttgcttttGTTTAGAGCTTCCTCatgacctcagcacatcccaatgtgctttacaaccaatggattatttttgaatTGCAATTACTGTTGTCATGTGGTCAAACAGGACATCCAATGGGCAAACAgccagatcccacaaatagcaaatgaatgaatgaccagatgttTTTGGTAGTATTAGCTGAATGAGAAATGTTGGCTTGGGTGCACAGTTCAAGTTTTATGtaaagaaaaaacagggaaatAATTCACAGAGACGAAGAAGATATCAGATTCAATCGCCAGTCAGTGCTGAGTTATGTGACTAAGCCAGGGTAGCagaggagaggaaaaatcagtcagggttagcACATCCAATCTTTAaccagtaacccctgctggaaggtgcATGGGCATCAGGTGATGACAATATTGCATTTGGCTACGATGTTCCTTGCAATTGAGCAGCCTGCTCATGATCAATGTCACATGCGTGAGGTGCCAGAGGGCagatgatgcccacatcccagcgCAGAGAGAAAATTAAAAAATTGGAAAGAGAAAAGTTACTCCAATTAACTAACTGATGCATACTTCCTCCCCCAAACCACAGATACCATTGGCCTGCACCGGGTGGAAAATGTGAGTCACACAGAGTCGGCAATCAGCCTTCACCTGTACAGTCCACCATTCGTCAGCTGTCATACTTACGATGAAAGAACCGGCCATAAGAACCAAGTCAAAATGACTTTCTGGACCAAATTTGGTGAACGCACTCCTTTTGTAAGTGTTGAAGAAAGGCATCTGGATAAAGCGTGTACAAAAAGGCCACAATAAATGGGCTTAACGGGCTTAAGGCTCTCTGCACCTCTGCACTTGGGCAATAGATGCCCAATGTTGCAACGTGATGGTTGCAGCAGTGGTTTCTTTCTGTCATAGATCTCTCCTATTGTTTAGAAATGTGGTATAAAGTGGATGACCAGATGTCAGTAGCTCCCTTATGGCTCAGTGGATAAACGCATCACCCATTGTGATACTGAGGTGGGCAGAGTAACAAGATGCTGAAGTTCAATCCCTAGACTATgctgtcagctgatctcagccaaggcagcagtATAGGTCCTACTGTTGACCTCAACATCCTGAGCACAGGAACTTGTGGTGATGCAACCACAAGAAGATTGTTATAATTTGCAGTTAGAGATTATTCCTGCTCTGTTAAACTTTTCCTTCTGTATCTTTTGTCTTCTGTTTAAGTAATTGAATGTATGTAGATTTTTATCATGCTAAAGGAAATGGTACACAATTTTACTAAACGCAATCGGAGAGAGATTTAGGTGAACTCACATAGTGGCAATGGGAACATGATAAAACAATGCACAAGCAATTAGAGGGATTTCTTAAAGGAATGAAATAGCAGACGGGGGATGTTATATCAGAACAAAGAAAGTCCCAGGTTTTAAGAAAAGGACTGGCGGAGTTTGTTCATGGTCCTTCATAAACGTAGGCATGGAATTTTTATCTTTTCCTGCGCCTCCCATTTTAGAGTTTTAATTACATTAGTCCCAATTTTAGATCACGTCTGCACTCAGGCATGC belongs to Heptranchias perlo isolate sHepPer1 chromosome 29, sHepPer1.hap1, whole genome shotgun sequence and includes:
- the LOC137299390 gene encoding cysteine dioxygenase type 1-like isoform X1, whose protein sequence is MILCWGEGHGSSIHDHSNSHCFLKLLQGQLKETLFNWPDVKLKNQELTKQWEKTFHENQCTYINDTIGLHRVENVSHTESAISLHLYSPPFVSCHTYDERTGHKNQVKMTFWTKFGERTPFETSTSKENN
- the LOC137299390 gene encoding cysteine dioxygenase type 1-like isoform X2; this translates as MNQTQLQVPETLSDLIKQLHEIFANDKISVDEVHALMESYKSNPAEWTKFAKFDKYRYTRNLVDEGNGKFNLMILCWGEGHGSSIHDHSNSHCFLKLLQGQLKETLFNWPDVKLKNQELTKQWEKTFHENQCTYINDTIGLHRVENVSHTESAISLHLYSPPFVSCHTYDERTGHKNQVKMTFWTKFGERTPFETSTSKENN